AAACCGTCGCGGTGGTAATTGAAGATCGCCGGGGCAGCCGTGGGGGCGAGGATCATCGCCAGGCTCGTCCCCTGGGCTGACTTCTGGTCGAGTCCGAAGACCAGCACCAGAATCGGCACGATCACGGCCCCGCCGCCCAGGCCGAAGAGACCGGCGAAGACGCCCACAAAGAGCCCGAACGCCAGGAGCCCGGGGATGCTGTTCATCAACTGCTGTGCCATGATCCGACCGGTGTAGGCGATCAGCAGGAGCGGCCGCAAGGTCGCGCCAGGCTGATTTTGCTGACAACACCGACGCAATTCGCAACACTGCCCCCATGACACTCGCCGCCACGGAAGCGCGGCCGGCCGCCAGGCACGGACGCTTCACCGATGAACCCGCCATCACGCCGCAGAAGCGCTGGGACGTC
The window above is part of the Planctomycetota bacterium genome. Proteins encoded here:
- a CDS encoding sulfite exporter TauE/SafE family protein — its product is MRPLLLIAYTGRIMAQQLMNSIPGLLAFGLFVGVFAGLFGLGGGAVIVPILVLVFGLDQKSAQGTSLAMILAPTAAPAIFNYHRDGFVVWRLVWFVTPTMLVGSFVGAEIAKALPQDLLKMIFSVVLTYVAAYLIFSKLDSLPKALLYSTAPVVLMVMLIVVSGVFKKVAG